The window TGCTaaatttcacaaaccctaatctAGAATTCGAACCCTAAACTAaatttcaaaccctaaattatTTCCAAAATTTACCTGATTTGAGAGAGAGATCAGAGAGGTGAGTCACTTGTGTGATGTGGGTGTGGCCGGATTCGAAGACGGAGAGAGAATCGGCAAGGAGGGTGGTGACGGTGAGGTTGTCTGAGGTGAGGTGAGGTCGAGTCGAGACTCGAGAGATGGATAGAGAGAATGACTGAGTTCTCTGAGGGTTTCAACTTTGATTTGTATTcaacggttgagattaaatctcaaccaaatccAACGGATGTtacaatttcaaatatatatttaaattaaataatatatatattttttatttcgatTCGGTTCGAGATTACTGAAAAAATAGAAATGTGAGACCGATTCCCGTACCGAAAGTTTGAGATTGGTTCGGTATTGGGTattgaaatttttgggattttttatttggtatttTTTCGATTCGGCTtggtatttttggtttttttttccacccctatgAATAGCCACATCTAAGCGAGTTTTTCACTTACTCTCACAAAATAGATGCGATTTTCCTCCCACCCCACCTCCAAAGCCGCCTAAACGCGTCTTAGTAcaagttttttaaaacactggtATAATTTCACTGATGATATAGCTGAATCAAAGTTCAAtactaaatttattattatgtaaaaaaaaaaaaaaatgatcaatgTCGTGTAAAAACAATCACGCTATAGCTGTTTAAGTGAATGAATCACATCACACAAAATTAACTATATACCGCCCCGGAAAATAATCTAAAACAACAAAGCCAAAGCAATGGACAAAAAGGTAGCGGAAAGGCCAGCGGCGCCGAGAGAAGCTGCTgcatttggtggtggtggtgcagaACCTTCGGGTGTCGGTGACGAAGGAGTATTTGGGCTGGTTGGACTTCCAGGAGGAGGGTTGGCAGTAGAGCCTGGAGGGGTGGCACCGCTGCTTGGAGGAGTGGCCGTGGAGGAAGGTGGCGTGGCGGCGGTACTGCCCGAGGTGACATTGATGGCAAGCTTCTGGCCTCCGGCACAGTGGCCGGTGAAAGTGCAGATGAAGAAATTCTCGCCGGTGGAGTTGAGAGTGATTCTCGTTGGTGGGTTAGTGGACAGGGCGAGGGTGCTGCTGGTGTTGCATGAGTCGTAATTTGCCTTGGTCACTACCGCCACGTTGTGTGTTCCGTTCAAATAGTTGAACACTGCACAATAGACAATCAAAATCAACACCTTAACACTAATTAATTTGTAAATACGTAAATTTTTTACTAGGCCAAAAAACTAACTATTTTGATTTGCCTGAAAAGTGATCgaactcaaaaataaaataaatatattgttCGAACCAATTGACTTAACTCATATTTTAAGGCAGGTTTGAGATTGTTTtagaattaataaaaatgttttcTGACATAGAAAAGTATTTATGACATTCTCAGAAAATACTTAAAATTGATTATGCGCTTCTATGTCACAAAAACACGTCTAATAGAACACTTTCAAAAGTATATTTATAAGTATTTTCTAAAAATCAGTTCAACATAACCTTATGAGCAGAAAtacttccttaaaaaaaaatccaaacagGACCATATTTAGCGCAATCGAGGCATACCTAGAGTGTCACCAACCACAAAGGTTTTGTTAGCAGCCCAAGTTTGGTAAGAGCCCGGAGGGAGGACGGTCCATCCGCTGTTGTTGCCAACGGTCCAAGTGACAGGTGCTCGTGAGGAGCTTGGTGTTGGTGCTGGGGAAGCAGCGGGGGTAGGGGTACTAGTACTCGGAGCTGGTGTGGGAACAGAGGCCGGTggtgaaggaggaggagaactAGTACTCGGAGCTGGTGCCGGAACAGAGGCCGGTGGTGAAGGCGAAGGGGGACGAGTAGTCCTTGGAGCCGGAGCAGGAGAAGAAGCTCCGGTCACACTGATAGACAATTTCTGACCGGCACTGCAATGGCCAGAGAAGGTGCAGATATAGTAATGCTCCCCTGAAGAGCTAAGCGTGATATTTGTAGGGCCGGCAGTCTCCAAAGTAATGGGACTAGTTGCATTGCAAGCATCAAAAGCTGCCTTTGTCACTTCCGCCACGTCGTGATTTCCGCTGCTGAAAGTGAATACTGCAAAGCACAAAGTTCAAGAAATTAGTATGGAACATCGAATTAAGTTTacaaaacgaaatgattattaGACGAACGCGCTTATTTAGGCTAACATTAGTATGAAACTTGAAATTAAGTTTACAGATACGAAATAATTATGATTCCAACGCTTATTTAGCTGAAATTAGTATGAAACATGAAATTAAgtgtacaaaaacaaaatagttatcaaatgtGCACTCATTTAGCTGAAATTATATATACCAAGAGTGTCGCCGACAGTGAAGGTTTTATTGTCAGCCCATGTAGTGTAAGCTGCGGCGCCACCGGGAGGGACGGACCAACCCAACCCATCACCCACTTGGTAAGTAGTTGCCGCTGCCGCTAAGCTCATCAGCAAAGTGGCCGCCGCCACGGCTGCGAAAAACGCCATGTTTGTGTTCCTTGCCATTGCCGTTGTGTTCTTTGAAGGTCAGGTCGCCCCTGTTTTTTcctactctcttttttttcctctgttCTTGAAAACTTGTAAAGGTTTTGGTTTCTAGAGGGTTTGTATCTGTCATCCTTTATATAGAGGAAGGCTTTGTGAAAACCACAATTTTTGGCTGTTTGTGCCGTTGGATGGATGCCACGTCTGCGGTTCTGTGAGTAATATGGACGGTTCAGATTTGGTGACGGGGTCAAGTGTGCCGAGATATGGGACTTGTGGGAACTCAGACTTCCGTGTGAGAGGATGAGAGCTCTCACCAAATAAATGTGACCATCTGTGTGCGTTGACTAGTCATTGCTTTATATTAAATTATAGACTTGGAAATTAGGAAGATTTTCTCTAGAAAGAATAGTTAATAATTGAAGCAAGTGAGAAAAAGTGAAGGAACGGCAGCGTCCCAAAAAAGGACAAAAGGTGAAAGGAAGGACCCATATAGAGTTTACCAAGGAAATTTCCTGAGAAATAATGaagtaatttcatttttaatatctAGGAAAATTGGAGAAATGTGAATTAGGAATTTGTCAAACCTGGACTGTAGCAGTAGTAGGCCAAATGTGGATTCGTAAAAGTCTAATTGTAAATTTGTGCGGCACtttctaaaatttatttttcgATATTTGAGGTATTCCACACCTTGAAATgtatgatcaattttcaatgggATTTGGAAAGGCTAAAGCATTTTAGTCCACTTCTAGTTATAATCAAATGACACACGTCATTTCAAAACTTTTAACTAGAGAAACACTTGTGTTTTTGCCAGTTTTATGCCTCAAATCCAAGACCAGAGAGCAAACCAGACTTGAAATTCTACCGTATTTCCACTGGACCACTTACCATAGTTTCTCTTTATTTATTAGGGTTTACTACTGTTTTTCTGTTGTTCAGAATTAGTTCTTTACAAATACAACTTTGCAACTCAATAAGAGAATGAGGGTTTGAATTTCCGATGGTATAGCCGTCTTGGCAATTTGATTTGTTAACAACCATAAATAATTCTAAAATAAACGAACAAGCAGACGAACTGACAATAAAGAACTGTTTTCTTCACCTATTTCCTACGGCTTACATCAAGTACTATCCACTTGTTTATGTAAGGAGTTACTCAATTTATTCTATTCTAATCTTAGATACCAAACGAAACCTTCACCTTTGcttttcatgaaaaacacttcCATACCTCGGTGCTAATATACATGACAATATTCCTCTTTCCATCTCTTTCTCCACATGCGTGGTAAGGTTAGgtgaggaaagagagagagagagagagagtaaaaacCATCAATGGCCACTGTTCAATCCGTGCGAATACTGGCAATAACCAAAGACAACCCGTGGTGTTGATCGACATTGCCAGAATTTTATCATTACCAGAAAGCCAGAATATTTATAGTGTTTGTGGTACTGCACTACAGAGcagaatatatacatattcacaAAGCAAAGAATAATACTCAAACTTGTTACTTAAAGGCACAAAGTGGCTGCTTTAATTTGCCCATATGCTCTTtgagtttttgttaattttttagatTATATGTTGCTTCAATTCACTAAAAAATTTCCCTAGCATTGCCGGGGTTCCTTAGTGATAAAAGACTAGATTTCTCTTTATTACAATCAATAGTCTACACTAAGGAGAATGAGTTAAATAGGAAGATGTTAAACACCAGAACAATCCATCATTTGCAAGACGATATTTCATTTCACTAGCAAAGATAAGAAAAGAATATGTGGGCTCATTCCATTAGTCCGAAAATTTTGCACGTAATTGTCGGCAGCTAGCTAGCAACTTATTGGTTCAGTCTTATTATCCTAATGTCACTTGATCATCTACTAATTGACTAATGCTTAAATCAGAATATATAGTTTTTCATTAGATCACAATCCTAAGTAAGCAAATAAAATTTAGAAGTCCTCTGAACATGATCCTAGCAAGTGGCAATTAATTAGCTATGTATACTATATTTAATTCAGTTTCAAACTTCTGCCTTGATTGTGGACAttgataataaataaaataatatatgctTGGAATTATATTCTTTGCAATTGATTAGTTTCTAtggtttgtttatttgttttaatataattttgataAACCAACTCCATCGTTTGTTTCCAAGAACTTTCAAAGTGACTGACTATTTCCAAGTGATAATTTTTTCATATTAGTAAGTGAGATGTTGAAAGCATAAGTTTTTGTGATTTGCTAATTTCTTAGACAAGTGTAATGTGTCTGTAATAGATTTAGTGCTAGATTTTAGATATGTTCTAGTATTTAGGTTTGTGATTTGAAGGGTTGCACGTCAACGGCAATAAAAAGTAATCTGATTCCTTGAATGACTTAAGAGCAGTTCCACTGGGGAACTGATAAGCCAGCACCCAGCCAAAAAACCAGCCCGACACCCAGGCTATCCACTCCAGCCTAGCATTTTGACCGGCATCCAACCCAAGCTAGGCAAGAGACCGGCCTAAAATCGACAGACCCACATGCCGGGCCATCTGACGTTAGCCGGGCCATCAACCTCCCGCATGATCAACACGTCGCAGAGAGATCTTGGTGCAAAGCTCCTCGAGGTTGAGGTTGAGAAGGCCAATTTGCAGGCGGAGCAAAGGGCGATGGGGATGGGGATTTGGGGGCCTTCGACGCCCTCCTTGAGGCtgaggtttagagagagagagagagagagagagagagagatcactTCCACTGTGTTCTTCCCATATCCCTTCATCTTGCTAATGGGTTTCTTTCTTCTGCACATTGGAGGGGAGTGGTGGGGGAGCTTCTGGGCAAAGACAGGGGAGGGGAGCGGTGGGGGAGTTTCATATCCCTTCgttttgttaaattattattttataataaaaattaataatattttaataaaattgactacgCTATTTGGTTTTAGGGGCGGAGATGCTTTAGTCTATTACTATACACTTGAGTCTATTACTGTTTACTTGAGTGGATAAATGAGCGGGGTGCTGGcacaaagtctttaggggtggagttgctctaaggtAAACTTCACATGCATCATTTTGGGAAAATATAATTTAAGTGTTAACATTTTATTAGGATAGTGAGATCAAATAAAATCAATTCATGATATAAATCAACTTAGCTTACGGTTAAAGTATAATATAGATTTACTCAATTGTGGGCCGGTTAATTTGATTCTCACGTTCATTAAATAATGTTATATAGTTTTCCATCAGGTTTTCTATCTTTGCCAACCATAATTTTGTgcgagaaaaaaaattaaggtaagGAATTTGTATGCTAGGGTATAGGATTGAAATCCTAGTAAAATGCTTTCTTGTAGCTCTCATATCATCATTCATAATTTGTTCTAGCTCGCAGGCGAACCTTCGTGGTCTGACGTGATCGCATTCAACTAAGAGGAGacgaagaaaagaaaatacgaAAACAAGAGGACACCGCGATATTTGAGTTTGTAAGTTGTGTCTTGTATGAGTCTTTGGGTTTGTTGTTTGCTCTTGGTGGATTATTTTCTGCCAGGGTGCCCGTGACTTTCTCAATTATGTGTGGGGTTTTACCACATTAAAGAAATCCTCGTGTGTTTGtcgtattttattttctatttatttactGTTGCGTGACAAGTGTTTCAATCTTGCAAATTTGGATGTTTTTATTTGGGGCTGTTTAtctgttttgagttttatatCTATATATGGTCGCTATTGTGTGGTTTAGTATTAATATCTTCTCCCTTTAAAAATGAGTATCGTTTATAAAAAAAGGGGCAAGTTAATTGAAAACGGGGACCAAAAATAGGCAATTGGCTGCACTTATTTGTATTAACTAAAGTAAAGGAACGTACATACAGATAGAGCCAGGATTATTACGAATTGGTAAAGGTGAATACAAAAGCaaaatcataaatataaattaaataaaaaaaaaatac of the Pyrus communis chromosome 1, drPyrComm1.1, whole genome shotgun sequence genome contains:
- the LOC137712939 gene encoding uclacyanin 1-like; the protein is MARNTNMAFFAAVAAATLLMSLAAAATTYQVGDGLGWSVPPGGAAAYTTWADNKTFTVGDTLVFTFSSGNHDVAEVTKAAFDACNATSPITLETAGPTNITLSSSGEHYYICTFSGHCSAGQKLSISVTGASSPAPAPRTTRPPSPSPPASVPAPAPSTSSPPPSPPASVPTPAPSTSTPTPAASPAPTPSSSRAPVTWTVGNNSGWTVLPPGSYQTWAANKTFVVGDTLVFNYLNGTHNVAVVTKANYDSCNTSSTLALSTNPPTRITLNSTGENFFICTFTGHCAGGQKLAINVTSGSTAATPPSSTATPPSSGATPPGSTANPPPGSPTSPNTPSSPTPEGSAPPPPNAAASLGAAGLSATFLSIALALLF